The following proteins are co-located in the Synechococcus sp. PROS-U-1 genome:
- a CDS encoding DUF2237 family protein, with protein MSSNSPEFPPASNVLGEPLQSCSCEPMTGWYRNGLCQTDPTDHGQHSICCVMTEQFLSYSKAQGNDLMTPVPAFQFPGLKPGDHWCVCAPRWKQAYEDGVAPLVRLEATEDTALDVVSLEQLKQHAHQSID; from the coding sequence ATGTCCAGCAATAGCCCCGAATTTCCTCCAGCCAGCAACGTTCTTGGGGAACCGCTGCAGAGTTGCAGTTGCGAGCCGATGACGGGTTGGTATCGCAATGGTCTGTGCCAAACCGATCCGACCGATCACGGCCAGCACAGCATCTGCTGCGTGATGACCGAACAGTTCCTCAGTTACAGCAAGGCCCAGGGCAATGACTTGATGACGCCAGTGCCAGCGTTTCAATTCCCAGGGTTGAAACCTGGGGATCACTGGTGTGTCTGTGCACCGCGATGGAAACAGGCCTACGAAGACGGCGTGGCTCCGTTGGTCCGGTTGGAGGCCACAGAAGACACGGCACTGGACGTGGTCAGTCTCGAACAGCTGAAGCAGCACGCTCACCAGTCGATCGACTGA
- a CDS encoding DUF4090 family protein: MAIAGPDGVDAAIKAGVDLDGSPIPEGMLALYNQVMDLESQRARSGVLKSMRNRVVKTGAKHFDQATLNQRLEDAGWEGLKDKEIAFFYG; the protein is encoded by the coding sequence ATGGCCATTGCCGGACCTGATGGTGTTGACGCCGCCATCAAGGCGGGTGTTGATCTCGACGGAAGTCCAATTCCCGAAGGGATGCTCGCTCTTTACAACCAGGTGATGGATCTGGAGAGTCAGCGCGCTCGCAGTGGAGTTCTGAAGTCGATGCGCAACCGGGTCGTCAAAACCGGTGCCAAGCACTTCGACCAAGCGACGCTCAATCAGAGACTGGAGGATGCCGGATGGGAAGGGCTTAAGGACAAGGAGATCGCTTTCTTCTACGGATGA
- the metH gene encoding methionine synthase: MVVAQAIRQLTTSRFLDHLHGPDRPVLVFDGATGTSLQDLGLTADDFGGPDLEGCNENLAVTKPDAVKAVHRKFLEVGCDVIETDTFGAASIVLAEYGLEDKAFELNKRAAELAREMADEFSTPDKPRFVAGSMGPTTKLPTLGHIDFDTMRASFREQAEGLIAGNVDLFIVETCQDVLQIKAALQGIEEAFESTGERRALMVSVTMETTGTMLVGTDIAAVVSILEPFPIDILGLNCATGPEQMKEHIRYLSEHSPFTVSCIPNAGLPENIGGVAHYRLTPVELKMQLMHFVEDLGVQVIGGCCGTTPAHIGSLAELAQELKPAERPSRWDRVTAEDVRPSLNYEPAASSIYGVTPYYQDNSFLIIGERLNASGSRKVRELLAEEDWDGLVSVARGQVKENAHVLDVNVDYVGRDGEQDMHALVSRLVTNVNLPLMLDSTEWQKMEAGLKVAGGKCILNSTNYEDGDERFFKVLELARRYGAAVVVGTIDEEGMARTAEKKFAIAQRAYRDALEFGIPAHEIFYDPLALPISTGIEEDRLNGRATVDSIRMIRENLPGVHVVLGVSNVSFGLSPAARITLNSVFLHDCCEAGMDAAIVSPAKILPLIKISEDHQNVCRDLINDNRRFEDGICVYDPLTELTTLFEGVSTKEARASGPSLADLPIEERLKQHIIDGERIGLEPSLDEALQSYPPLQIINTFLLDGMKVVGELFGSGQMQLPFVLQSAETMKSAVAHLEPHMEQIEGESTSKGKFLIATVKGDVHDIGKNLVDIILTNNGYEVINLGIKQSCEAIVEAQREQQADCIAMSGLLVKSTAFMKDNLQAFNDAGIDVPVILGGAALTPRFVQKDCREVYDGKVIYGRDAFADLRFMDALMAAKRNDNWTNSKGFLADAPQGVGLDEESKPAEEPVEASASATEALAADLPLVTSDRSEAVPAEAAPTPPFLGSAVITEADVDIAEVFDYLDRNALFAGQWMLRKTKEQSRDDYEAMLAEKAEPVLQEWMQRCIDESLLTPRAVYGYFPVGRDGNSLRVFDADGTRELGKFDLPRQRSGNRYCIADFFNDLDSEGRPTDVLPMQAVTMGQKASVVAQDLFKGDRYSDYLYFHGLAVQMAEAMAEWVHARMRSELGFADPDGMVLRDVLAQRYRGSRYSFGYPACPNVADSRQQLAWLDAERIGLTMDASDQLEPEQSTTALVALHSQARYFSA; the protein is encoded by the coding sequence ATGGTGGTGGCGCAGGCAATCCGGCAACTCACCACCTCTCGCTTCCTGGACCATCTGCACGGTCCCGACAGGCCTGTTCTGGTGTTTGACGGTGCTACCGGCACCAGTCTTCAGGATCTTGGTCTCACGGCGGACGATTTCGGTGGTCCAGACCTGGAGGGTTGCAACGAAAACCTCGCCGTCACCAAGCCTGACGCGGTTAAGGCGGTGCATCGCAAGTTTCTTGAGGTGGGTTGCGATGTCATCGAGACCGACACCTTCGGGGCTGCATCCATCGTGCTGGCGGAGTATGGCCTTGAAGACAAAGCCTTTGAACTGAACAAACGGGCTGCGGAGCTGGCCCGGGAGATGGCCGACGAATTCAGCACTCCAGACAAACCTCGTTTTGTGGCGGGGTCCATGGGACCCACCACCAAGCTGCCCACCCTGGGCCACATCGACTTCGACACGATGCGGGCCTCGTTCCGGGAGCAGGCCGAGGGCCTGATTGCCGGCAACGTCGACCTGTTCATCGTGGAGACGTGTCAGGACGTGCTGCAAATCAAGGCAGCTCTGCAGGGCATTGAAGAGGCATTTGAGTCCACCGGTGAGCGACGCGCGCTGATGGTGTCGGTGACGATGGAGACCACGGGAACGATGCTCGTCGGTACCGACATCGCAGCGGTGGTGTCGATTTTGGAGCCCTTCCCGATTGACATCCTCGGCCTGAACTGCGCCACCGGGCCGGAGCAGATGAAGGAGCACATCCGCTATCTCTCCGAGCATTCCCCCTTCACGGTCAGCTGCATTCCCAATGCCGGTCTTCCGGAAAATATTGGCGGAGTGGCCCATTACCGCCTGACCCCGGTGGAGTTGAAGATGCAGCTGATGCACTTCGTTGAAGATCTCGGGGTGCAGGTGATCGGTGGCTGTTGCGGCACCACTCCCGCCCACATCGGCAGCCTGGCGGAACTCGCTCAGGAGCTGAAGCCGGCGGAACGGCCCTCTCGCTGGGATCGCGTCACGGCCGAAGATGTTCGGCCCAGCCTCAACTATGAACCGGCCGCGTCATCGATCTACGGCGTGACGCCGTATTACCAAGACAACTCCTTCTTGATCATCGGTGAACGGCTCAATGCAAGTGGCAGCCGCAAGGTGCGTGAACTGCTGGCGGAGGAGGACTGGGACGGTCTGGTGTCGGTGGCCCGCGGCCAGGTGAAGGAAAACGCCCATGTGCTCGACGTCAACGTTGACTACGTCGGTCGCGATGGCGAACAAGACATGCACGCGCTGGTGAGTCGTTTGGTCACGAACGTCAACCTGCCCCTGATGCTCGACTCCACCGAGTGGCAGAAGATGGAGGCGGGTCTGAAGGTGGCTGGGGGCAAATGCATCCTCAATTCCACCAATTACGAAGACGGCGACGAACGCTTTTTCAAGGTGCTCGAACTCGCTCGTCGCTATGGCGCCGCCGTGGTCGTCGGCACGATCGATGAAGAGGGGATGGCCAGAACAGCGGAGAAGAAGTTCGCCATCGCCCAGCGGGCCTATCGCGACGCCCTTGAGTTCGGCATTCCGGCCCACGAGATTTTCTACGACCCTCTGGCGCTGCCCATCTCCACCGGCATTGAGGAAGATCGCCTGAATGGGCGTGCCACCGTGGATTCCATCCGGATGATCCGGGAGAACCTCCCCGGCGTTCACGTGGTGCTGGGTGTCAGCAATGTGAGTTTCGGCCTTTCACCAGCGGCACGGATCACCCTCAACTCGGTGTTCCTGCACGACTGCTGTGAAGCCGGCATGGATGCGGCCATTGTCAGCCCCGCCAAGATTCTTCCGCTGATCAAGATCAGCGAAGACCACCAGAACGTCTGTCGAGATCTGATCAACGACAACCGCCGCTTTGAAGACGGCATCTGCGTTTACGACCCGCTCACTGAGCTCACCACGCTGTTCGAGGGCGTCAGCACCAAAGAAGCCCGGGCGTCAGGCCCATCTCTGGCGGATCTCCCAATCGAGGAACGGCTAAAGCAACACATCATTGATGGGGAACGCATCGGCCTTGAGCCCTCACTGGATGAGGCGCTGCAGAGCTACCCCCCTTTGCAGATCATCAACACCTTTCTGCTTGATGGCATGAAGGTGGTGGGTGAGTTGTTCGGCAGTGGCCAGATGCAGCTTCCCTTTGTGCTGCAAAGTGCCGAGACGATGAAATCCGCCGTGGCTCATCTGGAGCCGCACATGGAACAGATCGAAGGCGAGAGCACAAGCAAAGGCAAGTTTCTGATCGCCACAGTGAAGGGCGATGTGCACGACATCGGCAAGAATCTTGTCGACATCATCCTCACCAACAATGGCTATGAGGTGATCAACCTGGGGATCAAGCAGAGCTGCGAAGCCATCGTTGAGGCTCAGCGCGAACAGCAGGCCGATTGCATCGCCATGAGCGGACTGCTGGTGAAGTCCACGGCCTTCATGAAGGACAACCTCCAGGCCTTCAATGATGCGGGAATCGACGTTCCTGTGATCCTTGGCGGCGCGGCGCTGACCCCACGCTTTGTGCAGAAGGATTGTCGCGAGGTTTACGACGGCAAGGTGATCTATGGACGAGATGCCTTCGCTGATCTGCGCTTCATGGATGCGTTGATGGCCGCCAAGCGGAACGACAACTGGACCAACTCCAAGGGATTCCTGGCAGATGCACCTCAGGGCGTCGGCCTGGATGAGGAATCGAAACCCGCTGAGGAGCCTGTCGAGGCTTCCGCTTCCGCAACGGAGGCTCTAGCAGCGGATCTGCCTCTAGTGACCTCAGATCGTTCTGAGGCCGTCCCCGCTGAAGCCGCACCGACGCCGCCTTTCCTGGGCTCCGCCGTTATCACCGAAGCGGATGTCGACATTGCCGAGGTCTTTGACTACCTCGACCGCAATGCCCTGTTCGCCGGGCAGTGGATGCTGCGCAAGACGAAAGAGCAGAGCCGTGACGACTACGAGGCGATGCTGGCTGAGAAGGCGGAGCCTGTGTTGCAGGAATGGATGCAGCGCTGCATCGACGAGTCACTGCTGACTCCACGGGCGGTGTATGGCTACTTCCCCGTTGGACGCGATGGCAACAGCCTCAGGGTGTTCGATGCCGATGGCACCAGGGAACTCGGCAAATTTGATCTGCCTCGTCAACGCTCCGGCAACCGCTACTGCATTGCCGATTTCTTCAACGACCTGGACTCTGAAGGACGCCCCACCGACGTGCTGCCGATGCAGGCCGTGACCATGGGACAGAAGGCGTCTGTCGTGGCGCAGGACTTGTTCAAGGGTGATCGCTACAGCGACTACCTGTATTTCCATGGTCTTGCCGTTCAGATGGCTGAGGCGATGGCGGAGTGGGTGCACGCACGGATGCGTTCAGAACTCGGTTTTGCTGATCCTGACGGCATGGTGCTGCGAGATGTTCTGGCTCAGCGTTATCGCGGCAGCCGCTATTCCTTCGGATACCCTGCCTGCCCCAATGTGGCCGATTCCAGGCAGCAATTGGCGTGGCTCGATGCCGAACGAATCGGCCTCACGATGGACGCCAGCGACCAACTCGAACCGGAGCAGAGCACCACAGCACTGGTGGCTCTCCATTCCCAAGCTCGCTATTTCAGCGCATGA
- a CDS encoding branched-chain amino acid transaminase, with amino-acid sequence MHQFLPYAWFQGQCVPFEEARISIATHALHYGTGAFGGMRAIPDPQNSDTMLLFRADRHARRLSQSARLLLTDLSEETILSALTAMLKANKPDQPIYLRPFVYTSDLGIAPRLHNIETDFLIYGLPLGDYLSPEGVSCRISSWTRQEDRSLPLRGKISGAYITSSLAKTEAVQSGFDEALLLNSRGKISEASGMNLFLVRDGQLITPGVDQDILEGITRASVIELAKAMDIPVVERPVDKTELFIADEVFLSGTAAKVTPIRQIESTVLNAERPVMNALKTKLVAITEGREPAYEHWVTRIPIA; translated from the coding sequence ATGCATCAGTTCCTGCCCTATGCCTGGTTCCAGGGCCAGTGCGTTCCCTTTGAGGAGGCCAGGATCTCCATTGCCACCCACGCCCTTCACTACGGCACCGGTGCTTTCGGCGGAATGCGGGCCATTCCCGATCCGCAGAACAGCGACACGATGCTGTTGTTCCGCGCTGATCGGCACGCACGTCGTCTGAGCCAAAGCGCCAGGTTGCTGCTGACAGATCTGAGTGAGGAGACGATTCTCTCGGCACTCACCGCGATGCTGAAGGCGAACAAGCCAGACCAGCCGATCTATCTACGGCCCTTCGTCTACACCAGTGATCTGGGCATCGCCCCGCGTCTGCACAACATCGAGACCGACTTCCTGATCTACGGACTTCCCCTGGGGGATTACTTGTCTCCGGAGGGTGTGAGCTGCAGGATCAGCAGCTGGACCCGCCAGGAGGACCGCTCGCTGCCCCTGCGCGGCAAAATCTCCGGCGCATACATCACCAGTTCCCTGGCCAAAACGGAAGCCGTGCAGAGCGGATTCGACGAGGCTCTGCTGCTCAACAGTCGCGGCAAAATCAGCGAAGCCAGCGGCATGAACCTTTTCCTGGTCCGCGATGGTCAGCTGATCACGCCTGGGGTCGATCAGGACATCCTCGAGGGGATCACCCGCGCCAGCGTGATTGAACTGGCGAAAGCGATGGACATCCCTGTGGTCGAACGTCCGGTGGACAAGACCGAGTTGTTCATCGCTGATGAGGTGTTTCTGTCCGGCACAGCCGCCAAGGTGACGCCGATCCGCCAGATCGAATCCACGGTTCTCAACGCCGAGCGTCCCGTGATGAATGCCCTGAAGACCAAGCTGGTGGCCATCACTGAAGGCCGAGAGCCTGCCTACGAACACTGGGTGACTCGAATTCCGATCGCCTGA
- the cobN gene encoding cobaltochelatase subunit CobN, with translation MHRLASCPGLDPPEDVVLVEQPSADVLFLTSAGTDISCLDACLPLAPAWNERIRALPLSCLEHPAQLDHYLNSTAQAAQLIVVRLLGSRGHWSYGFEQLQRWCNDAPHRQLVVLAGTADQTNALHGLGTCSPELADQLSALLREGGIENMGQLLRCLEALLDGSPPPPESVAVMPCPDPMPWDWRDESGATVGLVLYRAQYQAGDLALADALMDALRKQGLRPCLLWVSSLRDPAVQAGVHDLLLQQGAELVIAGTSFASVQTEQAGLGSPLWDRLDRPVLQLLSSSRSRAQWLESSQGLNPMDLSLQVVMPELDARITTRPCAFRDHRQTTGPLATAIPCLEPDSRGIGWLAEHSRRWIELRQTPCADRRIAMVLANYPVRDGRVANGVGLDTPDSTARMLTWLAEAGYGLGTEPLPGRGDALMQQLLAGRTNAPEGQHQPPLDHLPLSVYLDWWNTVPEPARRFIASRWGAPETACDLDKTQGFAIHGLRFGHVVVLIQPDRGYDADQIADLHSPDLPPPHRYLAQYLWLRRVHRTQVMLHVGKHGSAEWLPGKSVGLSESCGPDLALAPIPHLYPFIVNDPGEGSQAKRRGHAVILDHLTPPLGRAGLHGPLQRLEGLLDELVEVRQLGGERARVLEQSVHASLLSLNWPGIPTEEDLRLQPELLETCLDQAETYLCELKESQIRTGLHRFGVAPSDVAADELLIALARPPRQGQPGLLQAMALEAGLEFDPWQQDEGDRLSETDQKRLVMLSGSNCRRVGDGCDWIEQQALLLIRQVIHGEQSDGLADCFRDWDPQDPCLLNLRNDLWPRLDGCAASEKAAFLRGIQGQRIAAGPSGAPSRGRPDVLPTGRNFYSVDLRGLPTEAAWDLGRRSAEQLLDLHLLEQGEPLRHLALSVWGTATMRNGGEDIAQLLALIGVRPVWDGPTRRLVDLEVIPARLLGRPRVDVVLRISGLFRDAFPQLVGWVHQAQSMVAALDEPKTVNPLAELTRQGGPQGRIYGSAPGAYGAGLQALIDSGAWESRADLGQAFLSWSQWSYDGSDTPSLNRSGLEEALGRVQVVLHNQDNREHDLLDSDDYYQFQGGLSAAVEEVSGARPQLWFGDHSRHERPRVHRLEKELDKVMRSRMLNPRWIEGMMQHGYKGAFEMGASLDYLFAYDASTDRVPDWCYGELCDQWLSRSRILEFLSTSNPWVLRDMAERLLEAANRGLWSSAKEEQLLHLQELVNSSEAQIERGSPIC, from the coding sequence ATGCACCGTCTTGCCAGCTGTCCGGGTCTGGACCCACCCGAAGACGTGGTGCTCGTCGAGCAGCCAAGCGCAGATGTGCTGTTTCTGACCAGCGCAGGCACAGACATCAGCTGCCTCGATGCCTGCCTGCCGCTCGCCCCAGCCTGGAACGAGCGGATCCGCGCCTTGCCCCTGAGCTGTCTCGAACACCCAGCTCAGCTGGACCACTACCTCAACTCCACAGCCCAGGCGGCACAGTTGATCGTGGTGCGCCTGCTCGGCAGCCGTGGGCACTGGAGCTACGGGTTCGAGCAGCTGCAACGCTGGTGCAACGATGCGCCGCACCGCCAACTCGTTGTGCTGGCCGGAACCGCCGACCAGACCAACGCACTGCACGGACTTGGCACCTGCAGCCCTGAACTGGCTGATCAGCTGTCGGCGCTGCTGCGGGAAGGCGGCATCGAGAACATGGGCCAGCTGCTGCGCTGCCTCGAGGCCCTGCTTGACGGCAGCCCGCCGCCGCCCGAGAGCGTCGCGGTGATGCCATGCCCAGACCCCATGCCCTGGGACTGGCGGGATGAATCTGGCGCCACGGTGGGGTTGGTGCTCTACCGCGCCCAATATCAGGCGGGTGATCTGGCCCTGGCGGATGCCTTGATGGACGCTCTGCGCAAGCAGGGACTACGGCCCTGTCTGCTCTGGGTCAGCAGCTTGCGGGATCCTGCGGTGCAGGCCGGAGTGCATGACCTGCTGCTGCAGCAAGGGGCTGAGCTCGTCATCGCGGGCACATCATTTGCCTCGGTCCAGACGGAGCAGGCCGGCTTGGGCAGTCCACTCTGGGATCGACTGGATCGACCAGTGTTGCAACTGCTCAGCAGTAGCCGCAGCCGAGCCCAGTGGTTGGAGAGCAGCCAGGGCCTCAATCCGATGGATCTTTCGTTGCAGGTGGTGATGCCTGAACTGGATGCCCGGATCACCACACGCCCCTGCGCTTTTCGTGACCATCGGCAAACCACCGGACCTCTGGCCACCGCCATTCCTTGCCTGGAGCCAGATTCACGCGGAATTGGTTGGTTGGCAGAGCACAGCCGCCGCTGGATCGAGCTGCGCCAGACCCCATGCGCAGACCGTCGCATCGCCATGGTTCTCGCCAACTACCCCGTCCGCGATGGCCGTGTTGCCAACGGCGTCGGTCTCGACACACCCGACAGCACAGCGCGGATGCTCACCTGGCTGGCGGAAGCGGGCTATGGGCTTGGAACGGAGCCCTTGCCGGGCAGGGGCGATGCCTTGATGCAACAGTTGCTGGCCGGACGAACCAATGCACCGGAAGGCCAGCACCAGCCCCCGCTGGATCATCTTCCCCTTTCCGTCTATTTGGACTGGTGGAACACCGTTCCTGAGCCGGCACGACGCTTCATCGCGTCCCGCTGGGGGGCTCCGGAGACCGCATGTGATTTGGACAAAACCCAAGGGTTCGCGATTCATGGCCTGCGCTTTGGTCATGTGGTGGTGCTGATCCAGCCGGATCGCGGTTACGACGCCGATCAAATCGCCGATCTCCACTCACCGGATCTGCCGCCACCGCACCGTTATCTGGCCCAATACCTCTGGCTGCGCCGCGTGCATCGAACCCAGGTCATGCTGCATGTGGGCAAACACGGGAGTGCCGAATGGTTGCCCGGCAAATCGGTTGGGTTGAGCGAGAGCTGCGGCCCCGACCTGGCCCTTGCCCCGATTCCCCATCTTTACCCGTTCATCGTGAACGACCCCGGGGAAGGATCTCAGGCCAAGCGGCGTGGCCACGCTGTGATCCTGGATCACCTCACACCGCCCCTGGGGCGGGCGGGACTGCATGGCCCACTGCAACGGTTGGAGGGGCTTCTCGATGAACTGGTGGAGGTGCGTCAGTTGGGGGGTGAACGAGCCCGGGTGCTTGAACAGTCAGTTCATGCCAGCTTGCTATCCCTCAACTGGCCTGGAATTCCAACCGAAGAGGACCTTCGACTTCAACCGGAGCTCCTGGAGACCTGCCTGGATCAGGCCGAGACCTATCTGTGCGAACTGAAGGAATCGCAAATCCGCACTGGGCTGCATCGGTTCGGCGTCGCCCCTTCTGACGTCGCCGCCGATGAACTGTTGATCGCACTCGCCCGTCCCCCGCGTCAAGGGCAACCTGGATTGCTGCAGGCCATGGCCCTGGAGGCGGGTCTGGAATTCGACCCCTGGCAGCAGGACGAAGGCGATCGGCTGTCGGAAACAGACCAGAAACGCCTGGTGATGCTGAGCGGCTCAAATTGCCGCCGGGTCGGGGATGGTTGTGACTGGATAGAGCAGCAGGCCCTTCTGTTGATTCGGCAGGTCATCCACGGTGAGCAGAGCGACGGTCTGGCCGACTGCTTCCGCGACTGGGACCCACAGGATCCCTGCCTGCTGAACCTGCGCAACGACCTCTGGCCTCGATTAGATGGCTGTGCTGCCAGCGAAAAAGCGGCGTTCTTGCGAGGTATTCAGGGCCAGCGGATTGCCGCTGGACCGTCAGGTGCGCCCAGCCGTGGTCGCCCCGATGTACTTCCCACGGGCCGGAATTTTTATTCGGTCGATTTGCGGGGATTACCCACGGAGGCAGCCTGGGATCTCGGGCGGCGGTCAGCGGAACAGCTGTTGGATCTTCACCTGCTGGAGCAAGGGGAACCGCTTCGCCATCTCGCTTTATCGGTCTGGGGTACGGCCACCATGCGGAACGGCGGAGAAGACATTGCGCAGCTGCTGGCCCTGATTGGTGTTCGTCCGGTCTGGGATGGCCCCACCCGTCGGTTGGTGGATCTGGAGGTCATTCCGGCACGATTGCTTGGTCGCCCGCGGGTTGATGTGGTGTTGCGCATCTCCGGACTGTTTCGCGATGCCTTCCCTCAGCTGGTGGGCTGGGTCCATCAGGCCCAGTCGATGGTCGCTGCGCTGGATGAACCGAAGACGGTCAATCCTCTGGCAGAACTGACCCGTCAAGGGGGACCCCAGGGACGCATCTATGGATCAGCCCCAGGAGCCTATGGAGCCGGCCTCCAAGCCCTGATTGACAGTGGAGCGTGGGAGTCGCGCGCTGACCTGGGGCAGGCTTTTCTCAGCTGGAGCCAGTGGTCCTATGACGGATCCGACACTCCCAGTCTCAATCGCTCCGGTCTCGAAGAGGCACTGGGCAGGGTGCAGGTGGTTCTCCACAACCAGGACAACCGCGAGCATGATCTGCTCGACTCAGATGACTATTACCAGTTCCAAGGAGGACTGAGTGCGGCCGTGGAAGAGGTGTCTGGGGCGCGCCCACAGCTGTGGTTCGGTGACCATTCGCGCCATGAACGGCCTCGGGTGCACCGACTTGAGAAGGAGCTCGACAAGGTGATGCGCAGCAGAATGCTGAATCCACGCTGGATCGAGGGAATGATGCAGCACGGCTACAAGGGAGCCTTCGAAATGGGGGCCAGTCTTGATTACCTCTTTGCCTATGACGCTTCCACCGACCGAGTTCCCGACTGGTGTTACGGAGAGCTCTGTGACCAGTGGCTGAGCCGGTCCAGGATCCTGGAGTTTTTAAGCACCAGCAATCCCTGGGTGCTTAGGGACATGGCGGAAAGGTTGCTTGAAGCCGCAAATCGGGGCCTCTGGTCTTCAGCAAAAGAAGAGCAGCTCCTGCACCTGCAAGAGCTGGTGAACAGCAGCGAAGCCCAGATTGAGCGGGGAAGCCCTATTTGTTGA
- a CDS encoding PHP domain-containing protein yields MTHPLKAVLEQVGPSSCPTTHNFHCHTICSDGSLEPLELIQQATELGLQHLAVTDHHSSQAHREIRAWLGQQRGAGAVCPMVWTGMEISALLKGCLVHVLALGFELNHPALQPYNRGDAVVGEPLRAEAVVKAIHAAGGLAILAHPARYRLDHDVLINEAARLGFDGGEAWYDYDMQTTWSASPLICESIDRQLGNLGLLRTCGTDTHGIDLRGR; encoded by the coding sequence ATGACCCACCCCCTCAAGGCCGTCCTCGAGCAGGTGGGACCGTCGAGCTGCCCCACCACGCACAACTTTCACTGCCACACCATCTGCAGTGACGGAAGTCTCGAACCTCTCGAGCTCATCCAACAGGCCACCGAGCTGGGGCTCCAGCACCTGGCAGTGACGGATCACCACAGCTCCCAGGCCCACAGGGAGATCCGTGCCTGGTTAGGTCAGCAACGCGGCGCCGGTGCTGTGTGTCCCATGGTCTGGACCGGGATGGAAATCAGTGCGCTGCTGAAGGGGTGCCTGGTGCATGTGCTGGCTCTCGGCTTCGAGTTGAACCACCCTGCGCTTCAGCCTTACAACCGCGGTGATGCCGTCGTTGGAGAACCGTTGCGTGCCGAGGCGGTGGTCAAGGCCATTCATGCCGCCGGCGGATTGGCGATCCTTGCTCATCCCGCCCGGTATCGCCTTGACCATGACGTTCTGATCAACGAGGCGGCTCGGCTGGGTTTCGATGGGGGTGAGGCCTGGTACGACTACGACATGCAAACGACCTGGTCTGCCAGCCCGTTGATCTGCGAGTCCATCGATCGTCAGCTCGGCAACCTTGGCCTTTTGCGTACGTGTGGCACTGATACCCATGGAATTGACCTTCGTGGCCGCTAA
- the hemJ gene encoding protoporphyrinogen oxidase HemJ — protein sequence MTFSPEAYLWFKTLHIVGVVVWFAGLFYLVRLFIYHVETAELAPELQEPFRDQYTLMEKRLANIITTPGMVVAVSMAIGLLLAQPSWLQQGWMHAKLAFVAALLAYHVFCYRLMGQLHAGTCGWSGKQLRALNELPTLLLVIVVMLVVFKTQFPTSAATWFIVALVVFMAASIQFYARWRRLRSEASAKA from the coding sequence ATGACGTTTTCGCCCGAGGCCTACCTCTGGTTCAAGACCCTGCACATCGTTGGGGTTGTGGTGTGGTTTGCGGGCCTCTTCTATCTGGTGCGTCTCTTCATCTATCACGTTGAAACCGCGGAATTGGCGCCGGAACTGCAGGAGCCGTTCCGCGATCAATACACCTTGATGGAAAAACGTCTCGCCAACATCATCACCACGCCCGGAATGGTTGTGGCTGTGTCGATGGCCATCGGCCTGCTGTTGGCTCAGCCATCCTGGCTTCAGCAGGGTTGGATGCACGCGAAACTTGCCTTTGTGGCGGCCCTGCTGGCCTATCACGTGTTCTGTTACCGGCTGATGGGCCAACTTCATGCGGGCACCTGTGGCTGGTCGGGAAAACAGCTGCGGGCTCTGAATGAGCTGCCCACCCTGCTGCTGGTGATCGTGGTGATGCTGGTGGTGTTTAAAACCCAATTCCCCACCAGCGCGGCGACCTGGTTCATCGTTGCCCTGGTGGTGTTCATGGCGGCGTCGATCCAGTTCTATGCCCGCTGGCGGCGTCTGCGGTCTGAAGCTTCTGCTAAAGCCTGA